In Pseudomonas saponiphila, the genomic stretch GAAACTTGACGATCAGGCCGGTGTCCTGGGGGCTCGGGGTCCGGCCCAGCTGGTACTTGAACATCACCTCCACCGCCTGCTCCAGGGTCTGCGCCGAGCCATCGTGGAAGTAGGGCGCGGTCACCGCCACGTTGCGCAGGCTGGGGACCTTGAAGACGTTGCGGTCCTGCTCGTCGCCGGTGATCAGGAAGCGCCCCAGGTCGGCCTCGGTGGGGTTGCCCCGAGCGGCGAAATAGTCGCCCATCACGCCGAACTTCTGCAGCATGTTGCCGCCGATATTGACCCCTTGATGGCAGGCGATGCAGCCGTAGTCCTTGAAGCGCTGGTAGCCGTATTTCTCGTCCAGGCTGAGGATCTCGGTGTTGCCTTGTAGGTACTGGTCGAAGCGCGAGCCGCTGCTGAGCAGGGTGCGTTCGTAGCTGGCCAGGGCGTCCTGCACGTTGGCCGCGGTCAGCGCATCCGGGTACAGCTGGGCGAAGCTCTGGCGGTAGTCGGGGTCCTCACTCAAGGTGCGCAGCAGGTTGGGCCAGTTGTTGCCCATCTCGATCGGGCTTTGCACCACCTGGTCGATCTGCGCTTCGAGGGTGACGGCGCGGGCGTCCCAGAACTGGCGAAAGTTCAACGCGGCGTTGAACACGCTGGGGGCATTGACCAGGGTCAGCTGGCCCTTGATGCCCAGGGACTTGGCCTGATTGTCGGCGCCGCCTTGGTCCAGCCGGTGGCAGCTGGCGCAGGAGCGGCTGTGGTCCTGGGACAGGCGCGGCTCGTTGAACAGTCGGCGCCCCAGTTCCACGCGCCTGGGGTCGAGGTCGGGGGGCGCGGGCAGGGGCTTGAGGGGTTCGTCCAGGGGCGCCGCGATGGCGGGCAGGGCGATGCCGAGCAAGCACCAGAGCGCCACGCCCAGGTGGCAACGCCGCAGGCGGCGGGCAAGGGCTGCGCGGTTCATGGCTGGTCCTCTGCCGCGGGGCTGGCCCGCTCTTGCAGGAAGCGGGCGAAGTCTGCCGCGGGCAAGGCCTTGCTGAAGTAGTAGCCCTGGCCTTCCTCGCAGCCCTGCTGGTTGAGAAAGGCCAGTTGCTGCTCTGTCTCCACCCCTTCGGCAATCACGTTCAGGTTGAGGTTGCGTCCCAACTGGATGATGGCGCTGACCAGGGTCGCGTCCTTGGGGTTGTGGCTCAGGCCGTGGACGAAGGACTGGTCGATCTTCAGTACGTCCAACGGGAACTTGCGCAGGTAGCTGAGGCAGGAGTAGCCGGTGCCGAAATCGTCCACCGCCAGGCGCACCCCCAGGTTCTTGATGGCCAGCAGGATGGCCAGGGTCGCCTCGACGTTCTGCATCAATACCCCTTCGGTGATTTCCAGCTCCAGCAAGGTCGGGTCCAGGCCGCTGTCCTGCAGAGCGCGGTGCAACTGCGCGAGCAACTGCGGCTGGCGGAAATCGCTGGCCGAGAGGTTGACCGACAGGCGGATCGGTGCGAGCCCGGCCTGTTGCCAGGCGCTGGACTGGCGGGTGGCCTCGCCCAGCACCCACTGACTGACGGCGTTGATCAGGCCGCTGTCTTCGGCCACCGGGATGAACCGGGCCGGGCTGACCCAGCCCCGTTGCGGGCTGAACCAGCGGATCAGCGCTTCGGCACCCACTACCTGGCCCGAAGCCAGGTGGATTTTTGGCTGGTAGTGCAACACAAACTCCCGATGTTCCAGGGCCTGGCGAATGCCTGACTCCAGGTGCTGCTGTTCCCGGGCCCGGTGGGTCATGTCCTCGGTAAAGAAGCCGTAGCTGCCCGGTGCCTGGTCCTTACTGTTGCGCATGGCCATCTCGGCCTTCTTGATCAGGGTCAGGGCATCCTGGCCATCCTCGGGATACAGGCTGATTCCCAGGCTGGCGGTGACCTGCAGGTCGTACCCGGCGATGTCATGCACCTGGCTCACCGTGGCCAGGAGTTTGTGCGCGATGCTGCGCACCTGGGGCGGCGGCTGCTGGTCATGCAGCAGCACCACGAACTCGTCGGAGCCGTAGCGGAACACCGAGTCCGACTCGCGCATGCTTTGCTGCAGGGCCTGGGCGATGCGCTTGAGCAGTTCATCGCCTGTCGGGTAGCCCAGGGCCTGGTTGATCCGCTTGAAGCGGTCCAGGCCCAGGAACAGCACCGCCAGCTGTTGCCCATAGCGCCGGGCCCGGGCCATGGCCTGGCTCAGGCGATCGCCCAGCAGGGTGCTGGAGGGCAGCCCGGTGAGCACGTCGTAGTGCAGCAGGTGCGAAACCTTGAGCAGCTCGGCGACCCGCTCCTCGATAGCCCGCTGCAGATCGTCGAGCTTGTGCCGCGCATCCTGGGCCATCTGCCATTTCCAGGTCAGGGCACTGGCCATCTGGCGGATTTCCAGGCTGTCGAAGGGCTTTTTCAGAATCAGCAGACGATCACCGAAGGCCAGGCGCTCGGCCAGGGCTTCCCAGGAGTAGTCGGAGTAGGCGGTGCACAGGGCGATCTGCAGCTCGGGGTCGGCCAGCCACAGCTGTTCGATGGTTTGCAGGCCGTCCCAGCCCGGCGGCATGCGCATGTCGATGAAGGCCATGGCATAAGGCGTGCCCTGGGCCAGGGCCGCCTCGACCTTGGCCAGGGCTTCGCGGCCCTGGAACGCCGAATCCAGGCTGAAGGTCGGTGCGGGGCGGTACTCGGGGCGACCGAACAACTGCTCCTCAAGCTGGCCCCGGTCCGCTTCCAGCCGGGGGGCGAGGATCTTGTAGAAGTCTTGGTGGATCTCGGGGCTGTCATCGACGATCAGCACTCGCCGGTTGACCCGCGCGAAGGGCGGGCCCGGGGCGTCTTGCGCGGTTGTCTGTGGGTCGCAGCCAGTATCCATAGACCGTCCCTAGTGCCCTGAGCGTGCGTTCAACGCTGTGAGCATAGTCACTGTGTTCTGCGCGGGTGGAGGTTTTTTTTACTTTGGAGCAGAGCGCGAAAGCAAAAGCTGACTAGGATTGCCACAACAATCGAGCAGTTGGCCGGTAGCCTCTCTGGGGCGCCGGCCAACCTGCAGGATCACCGGGAGACTCATCACATGGAAGAGCCGCAGTCCGTCGAACCTGGCCGGCGTCCCTGCCTGTTGCTGGTGGATGACGAAGAATCGATTCTCAACAGCCTGCGGCGCCTGCTGCGCGGCCAACCCTATGACGTGGTGCTGGCCGACAGCGGCGCCAGGGCCCTGGAAATCCTCGCCCAGCGTCCGGTTGACCTGGTGATGAGCGACGCGCGCATGCCCAACATGGACGGCGCCACCTTGCTGGCCCGGGTGCGCGAGGGCTATCCGGGAACACGGCGCATTCTGCTGACCGGCTACGCCGATGTGAGCACCATCATCAACGCGGTCAACCAGGGGCAGATCCACCAGTACCTGAGCAAACCCTGGAATGACGAGGAACTGCTGCTGATTCTGCGTCAGGGGCTGGAGCAGCAGCAGGCGGAACGTGAACTCAAGCGCCTGCAGCAGCTGGTGCTGGAGCAGAACCGCCAGCTCAAGGCCAGCAATGCCGGGCTGGAACAGCGGGTGGCGTCGCGCACCGCAGAGCTGCAGCAGACCGCCGACATGCTGGACCTGGCCTATGAGGAGCTCAAGCACAGTTATGTCACCGCCACCGAGGTGTTCTCGCTGCTGGCCAACCTGCGCCTGCCGCCGGACAAGCAGACCAACCGCAAGATCATCGAGCTGGTGCGCGCCTATTGCAAAGCCCATGGCCTGGATGAAAGCGCCAGCCGCGACCTAGCCATGGCCGCGGCCCTGTACAACATCGGCAAGCTGAGCTGGAGCGATGCCATGCTGGTCGCCCCCGCGGACCTGTTGCGCCACACCGAACGGGAGCGCTATCGGGCCTATCCCGAGCAGAGCGAGTCGGTGCTGATGGCCCTGGAGCCGATGCAGGACGCGGCACGCCTGATCCTGCATCACCAGGAGCGCTGGGATGGCAGCGGTTTTCCCCGGCACCTCAAGGGCGAGGCGATTCCCTGGGGCTCGCGCCTGCTCAAGCTGGCGGTGGATTTCATCGAGTTGCAGTGCGGGCTGATCCTGGAGCGCCACATGAACAGCGACGAAGCCCTGCTGTTCATCCGCAAGTACGCCGGTCGGCTGTACGACCCCGAGCTGGTGGAGAGCTTTGTCCGGGTCTGCGCCGCCTATCTGAGCGACGTGACCGTCGACGATCCGAGCGTCAGGGTCGTGGGCACCCGGGAATTGCAGGCCGGGATGGTCCTGCGTCGCAACCTCAATGCCGACAACGGCATGCTGCTGCTCAATGCCGGCAAGGTGCTCAGCGAACCGCTGGTGCACAAGCTGATCGCCTTCGAGGCCATGGAGGGTGCGCATTACAGCGTGTTTGTCAGCGTGCCCGAGCAGGTCGCGGCACTGGATGTCGACCGCTGATCGCGCCTGGGCGCTCGTCTGTTGTATTGTCGCCGCCGCGCCTGACCGGCATTGCCGGGACAGGCGCGGCGCATGTCATGTTCCTGCAACCCCGGCATGCCAAGAAGGTGGAGCGGTTTTCTGTCGGCTCCACCCCGATGGCGGGGCCGGGACGATCCGATTCCTCAAGGAGAGGTCACGATGAAAAAGTTTATTGCCCTGATGGCGACCCTGGTGCTGACCCTGGGGCTGGTGGGCATCAGCGACGCCCGCCAGCCCAGGCAGCAACGGGACTCGGTGGCGGGCACCTTCGACTATTACCTGCTGACCTTGTCCTGGTCGCCGACCTTCTGCCTGATGCATCCGGAGAACGAACAGTGCTCGGGCAAGGGCTATGGGTTTGTCCTCCACGGCCTGTGGCCGCAATACGCCAAGGGCGGCTGGCCCGAGTCCTGTCCACCCCTGACCCCATTGACCCAGCAAGAGCGGGCCAAGGGCCTGACCCTGTTTCCCACCGCCAAGCTGATGAACCATGAGTGGACCAAGCACGGCACCTGCAGCGGCCTGGGGGGCATGGGTTACCTGGACGCGGCGGACAAGGCGCTGGCGACGGTGCAGATCCCGCAAGCGCTGCAGCCTTCGACCACCGTGCGCTACTTGGAAGCCAAACAGATTGCCCAGCAGTTTCGCCAGAGCAACCCGGGGATCGCGGAAAACGGCATCGCCATTCTCTGCAGCGGCCCCGAGCTGTCCGAGGTGCGGGTGTGCCTGACCCGGGACCTGGAGTTCGGTCCGTGCGGCAAAGGGGTGAAGACCCAGTGTCGGGCCGGCGACATCCGTATCCCGCCGATCCGCTGACAGTCTCCGCGCGCCGCAGCGCTCGGCAGGCGGGATTGCCGCGCCACCGGCCCGTAGGAGCTGGCTCGCCAGCGAAAGCGTGCGCAAGGCCAATACAAGGCCTGCGCGCCTCTTCGCCGGCACCCCGGCTCCTACGCAGCGGGGGAGGTGCCCTTCAGGGCAGGCCGGCCAGCAGGTTTTGCAGGTGGGCGGCCGTTTCGGCGCTGCATGCCTGCATCGGCGCGCGCAGCTGTGGCCCGATCAAGCCCTGATGGGCCAGCAGGGCCTTCACCGGCGCCGGGTTGGGTTCGGCGAACAGCGCCTGAATCAACGGCACCAGTTGCCGGAAGCTGGCTCTGGCCGCTTCCAGTTGCTGGTCCATGACCTGGCGCTGCAACTGCACGAACAATTCCGGACGAATGTGCGCCGCGGCCGCAATGGCGCCGCAGGCCCCCAGGCACAGGGCATTGAACAGTTGCAGGTCCTCGCCGCAGAGGACCTGCACCGCGCCGCTGGCCAGCAGCGCCAGGGTCTTGTCCAGGTTGCCGCCACAGTCCTTGACCGCGGCGATCCGCGGATGGCGAACGATGTTGAGCAGGGTGTCCTTGTCCAGGTTGACCCCGGTGCGATAGGGAATGTCATAGACGATCAGCGGCACGCTGGAGGCATCGGCGATGCTGTGGAAGAAGCTTTCCAGGGCACTCTGGGAGGGCCGGATGTAGTAGGGCGCGGGCACCAGCAGGGCTGCCACCGGGCGCTTGAGGATTTCCCGCTGCTGGCTCAGCAGCGATTTCAGGTTGTTGCCCGCCAGGCCCATGATGACGCGCCCGGCCGGGGCCTGTTCGAGCACCGCATCGAGCACCGCCAGTTGCTCGTCCTTGTCCAGGGCCGCGGCTTCGCCGGTGGTGCCACAGACCACCAGCCCCGCCACGCCGCTTTCCAGCAGATGGGCGCTGAGCCGGCGCAGGGCGGCAAAGTCGATGG encodes the following:
- a CDS encoding cytochrome-c peroxidase codes for the protein MNRAALARRLRRCHLGVALWCLLGIALPAIAAPLDEPLKPLPAPPDLDPRRVELGRRLFNEPRLSQDHSRSCASCHRLDQGGADNQAKSLGIKGQLTLVNAPSVFNAALNFRQFWDARAVTLEAQIDQVVQSPIEMGNNWPNLLRTLSEDPDYRQSFAQLYPDALTAANVQDALASYERTLLSSGSRFDQYLQGNTEILSLDEKYGYQRFKDYGCIACHQGVNIGGNMLQKFGVMGDYFAARGNPTEADLGRFLITGDEQDRNVFKVPSLRNVAVTAPYFHDGSAQTLEQAVEVMFKYQLGRTPSPQDTGLIVKFLKTLTGQWQDKPL
- a CDS encoding putative bifunctional diguanylate cyclase/phosphodiesterase, whose translation is MDTGCDPQTTAQDAPGPPFARVNRRVLIVDDSPEIHQDFYKILAPRLEADRGQLEEQLFGRPEYRPAPTFSLDSAFQGREALAKVEAALAQGTPYAMAFIDMRMPPGWDGLQTIEQLWLADPELQIALCTAYSDYSWEALAERLAFGDRLLILKKPFDSLEIRQMASALTWKWQMAQDARHKLDDLQRAIEERVAELLKVSHLLHYDVLTGLPSSTLLGDRLSQAMARARRYGQQLAVLFLGLDRFKRINQALGYPTGDELLKRIAQALQQSMRESDSVFRYGSDEFVVLLHDQQPPPQVRSIAHKLLATVSQVHDIAGYDLQVTASLGISLYPEDGQDALTLIKKAEMAMRNSKDQAPGSYGFFTEDMTHRAREQQHLESGIRQALEHREFVLHYQPKIHLASGQVVGAEALIRWFSPQRGWVSPARFIPVAEDSGLINAVSQWVLGEATRQSSAWQQAGLAPIRLSVNLSASDFRQPQLLAQLHRALQDSGLDPTLLELEITEGVLMQNVEATLAILLAIKNLGVRLAVDDFGTGYSCLSYLRKFPLDVLKIDQSFVHGLSHNPKDATLVSAIIQLGRNLNLNVIAEGVETEQQLAFLNQQGCEEGQGYYFSKALPAADFARFLQERASPAAEDQP
- a CDS encoding HD domain-containing phosphohydrolase, whose translation is MEEPQSVEPGRRPCLLLVDDEESILNSLRRLLRGQPYDVVLADSGARALEILAQRPVDLVMSDARMPNMDGATLLARVREGYPGTRRILLTGYADVSTIINAVNQGQIHQYLSKPWNDEELLLILRQGLEQQQAERELKRLQQLVLEQNRQLKASNAGLEQRVASRTAELQQTADMLDLAYEELKHSYVTATEVFSLLANLRLPPDKQTNRKIIELVRAYCKAHGLDESASRDLAMAAALYNIGKLSWSDAMLVAPADLLRHTERERYRAYPEQSESVLMALEPMQDAARLILHHQERWDGSGFPRHLKGEAIPWGSRLLKLAVDFIELQCGLILERHMNSDEALLFIRKYAGRLYDPELVESFVRVCAAYLSDVTVDDPSVRVVGTRELQAGMVLRRNLNADNGMLLLNAGKVLSEPLVHKLIAFEAMEGAHYSVFVSVPEQVAALDVDR
- a CDS encoding ribonuclease T2 family protein, which produces MKKFIALMATLVLTLGLVGISDARQPRQQRDSVAGTFDYYLLTLSWSPTFCLMHPENEQCSGKGYGFVLHGLWPQYAKGGWPESCPPLTPLTQQERAKGLTLFPTAKLMNHEWTKHGTCSGLGGMGYLDAADKALATVQIPQALQPSTTVRYLEAKQIAQQFRQSNPGIAENGIAILCSGPELSEVRVCLTRDLEFGPCGKGVKTQCRAGDIRIPPIR
- the dapA gene encoding 4-hydroxy-tetrahydrodipicolinate synthase; the encoded protein is MSSFQGIWVPIVTPFHQDAIDFAALRRLSAHLLESGVAGLVVCGTTGEAAALDKDEQLAVLDAVLEQAPAGRVIMGLAGNNLKSLLSQQREILKRPVAALLVPAPYYIRPSQSALESFFHSIADASSVPLIVYDIPYRTGVNLDKDTLLNIVRHPRIAAVKDCGGNLDKTLALLASGAVQVLCGEDLQLFNALCLGACGAIAAAAHIRPELFVQLQRQVMDQQLEAARASFRQLVPLIQALFAEPNPAPVKALLAHQGLIGPQLRAPMQACSAETAAHLQNLLAGLP